AACTCGTCGCCGACACCGGCCCGCAGAACTACACCGACGACGGTTTCGGTGTGCACCTCGCGTTCTTCAGCCGCACCCCGGCGGTCGCGCGGATGCGAATCCTCGAAGGCCGCCGCCGTCAGGTCGAAGAACGCCGTGAAGGACTCCGCGAGATGCTCGGCCGCGCGATGGGATCGAGCGACCACTACACGCGTCAGATGCACGAGCTGAGCCTGGAGACCTCCGAGCGCGAGGTCCAGTGGCTCAACAAGCTGATCGCCGACGAGGCGTCGGCAGGATCCACAGATTTGCATGCCTCCGCGCCGGTCACCGGCGACGGCATCGAAAAAGGAAAGAAATCGGCGGTACAGCAGTCCGTCGTACCGCCACAGAATGAAGGAGAGCCCGACCATGGGTGAAACCAACAACGTGCGCGTGGCCATCGTGGGCGTGGGCAACTGCGCCTCATCCTTGGTCCAGGGCGTCGAGTACTACAAGGATGCTGACGAGAACGCAGTCGTTCCCGGCCTCATGCACGTCAAGTTCGGCGCGTACCACGTCCGCGACGTCCAGTTCGTCGCCGCGTTCGACGTGGACGCCAAGAAGGTCGGCTTCGACCTCGCCGAGGCGATCAACAACAGCGAGAACAACACCATCAAGATCGCTGACGTGCCGCCGCTGAACGTGACCGTCCAGCGCGGCCACACCCTCGACGGTCTCGGCAAGTACTACCGCGAGACCATCACCGAGGCCGACGGCGACGCCGTCGACGTCGTGCAGGCGCTGAAGGACGCGAAGGTCGACGTCCTCGTCTCGTACCTGCCCGTCGGCTCGGAGCAGGCCGACAAGTTCTACGCACAGTGCGCGATCGACGCGGGCGTCGCCTTCGTCAACGCCCTCCCCGTCTTCATCGCCTCCGATCCGGAATGGGCGAAGAAGTTCACCGACGCCGGTGTCCCGATCGTCGGCGACGACATCAAGAGCCAGGTCGGCGCCACCATCACCCACCGTGTGATGGCGAAGCTCTTCGAGGACCGCGGTGTCGCCCTCGATCGCACCTACCAGCTGAACGTCGGCGGCAACATGGACTTCAAGAACATGCTCGAGCGTGAGCGCCTGGAGTCGAAGAAGGTCTCGAAGACTCAGGCCGTCACCAGCAACCTGAGCGGCTCGCTGGCCAACAAGGTGTACGACAAGAACGTGCACATCGGCCCGTCGGACTACGTCGCTTGGCTCGACGACCGCAAGTGGGCGTACGTCCGCCTCGAAGGCCGCGCCTTCGGCGACGTGCCGCTGAACCTGGAGTACAAGCTCGAGGTCTGGGACTCGCCCAACTCGGCGGGCATCATCATCGACGCCGTGCGTGCCGCGAAGATCGCCAAGGACCGCGGCATCGGCGGCCCGATCCTCCCCGCGTCGGCCTACCTCATGAAGAGCCCGCCAGAGCAGATCGCCGACGACATCGCTCGTCAGCAGCTCGAAGCGTTCATCATCGGCGCCGAGTAGCCTCAACCAGCTCGACAACCGACAGCCCGGACCTCCTCATCGGAGGGCCGGGCTGTCGGTGTACTTGGGGCCTCGCTGGACCCGCACCGGGTCGGAAGGTCCGTCAACGGAGCCTGCCCGAAACGTCAACGTTGCGAACCCTCCGACTACGATTCGATGGCGATGTCCGATCCTGCCTCCCTCCTCGTGGTCCCGCTCCTGATGATCGCCGCGGCACTCGCCGGCCGCGCGACCGCCCGCTGGATAGCGGTGCCAATCGTCGTGTTCGAGCTCGTGCTGGGCGTGGCCGCCGGTCCCGACGCCCTCGGCTGGGTGGACCGGACGTCGTTCCTCGCACAGCTGTCGCAGTTCGGCGTGATGCTGCTCTTCTTCGTCGCCGGTTCGGAGATCGACGCCGCGTCCCTGCGCGGGCGCACCGGACGCCGTGCGTGGCTGGGCTGGGCGATCAGCATCTGCATCGGCGTCGCAATCGGTTACGTCGCAGAACCCGGCATCGGCGCCCTGATCATCGGGATCTGTCTCGCCTCGACGGCTCTGGGCACGCTGCTGCCCATACTCCGCGACGCCGGTGATCTCGGAACCCCGTTCGGCTCCGCCGTCGGCGCCGTCGGAACCGTCGGCGAATTCGGGCCGATCATCGCGATCTCAGTGTTTCTGGGGACTCGATCGCCCGGTATGTCGACGGTCGTCCTCGTCGTGTTCGCAGTGATCGCACTCGCCGCTATCCTGCACGCCCAGCGACGCACTCACCAACGGCTGCATCGGATCGTGGAATCGACGTTGCACACATCGGGGCAGTTCGCCGTCCGATGTGTGCTCGGAATTCTCGCCGTCCTCGTGTTCCTGGCGCTCCAACTCGGTGTAGACATGCTGCTCGGGGCGTTCACCGCCGGAATCGTGTGGCGGCTGCTCATGCGCGACGCCGACGAGGCGACCCGCCGCAGCGTCGACGCCAAGGTCGATGCACTGGCCTTCGGCTTCCTCGTCCCCATCTTCTTCGTCTACACAGGAGTCAAGTTCGATCTCCGTGCACTCCTCGACGCACCGCTCGCGTTCGCGGTGATTCCGGTTGTCACCATCGCACTCCTCCTGGTCCGCGGGATTCCGTCGATGCTCGCCGCACCGACAGGCGCCGCCCGGCGCGAACGAGCCGCGGTCGGTCTGATGGGTGCCACCGCACTGCCGATCATCGTCGTCGCGACCGACATCGGAGTTGAACACCACGCGATCACCTCGACCGAGGCGGCCGTCTTCGTCGGTGCGGGCGTGCTGTCCGTGTTGGTGTTCCCGATCGTCGCCGCCGCTGTGCGGAAACCGCGAGCCTCGGTTTGACAGGCTGACGCCTGTTTCGATCCGGGCTGTGCATGGCCGTCCGGGTACTTTCACCGAGGCGGCGGCATCAGCCTGTGTGGAATGACCCCGACGACATCGGGAATCTCCCTGATGCCGCATTGCGGGATACAGGCTAGTCTCGGCGTTGTGTGGTGAGGCACATCGTGGCTCGATCAGGGTGTCATCCGGGCCGGACTTCGTTCGCACGATCGACGCCGTCCACCCCCGGAACACAAAACACACATAAGCTGACGAACATGCCCGGCCTCCCTCGGGCCAGGCACCGACCATCGAGCGGACGCTCGGCGAGAACGAAAGGCACTGCACATGGGTGTGAGCTTGACCAAGGGCGGCAACGTCTCCCTCACCAAGGAGGCCCCCGGCCTGACCGCCGTCTCCATCGGCCTCGGCTGGGACGTTCGTTCCACCACCGGCACCGACTTCGACCTCGACGGCAGCGCCATCGCGCTGAACGCCGACAAGAAGGCCGTCTCGGACCAGCACTTCATCTTCTTCAACAACCTCCGCTCGCCCGACGGCTCGATCGAGCACACCGGCGACAACACCACCGGCGACGGCGACGGCGACGACGAGGTCATCAACGTCGACCTCGCAGCCGTCCCGCCGGAGATCGCCTCCATCGTGTTCCCCGTCTCGATCTACGACGCGGACGCACGCAGCCAGTCGTTCGGCCAGGTCCGCAACGCGTTCATCCGCGTCGTCAACCGCGCCAACGGCTCGGAGATCGCCCGCTACGACCTGTCCGAGGACGCGTCGACCGAGACCGCCATGGTCTTCGGTGAGCTGTACCGCAACGGCGCGGACTGGAAGTTCCGCGCCATCGGTCAGGGCTACGCCTCCGGCCTCGCGGGCATCGCCCGCGACTTCGGCGTCAACGTCTAACCCCTCACCGCCGCAACAGCAACGACGCACCGACGGGCCACCAGCTCGTCGGTGCGTCGCGCCACGTACGACGAGCCGCCGACCTCACTGATGTCGCGCCGTCCAAGAAAGAAAAGGCCGACACCCACGTGATTCTCCGCATCTTCGGACTATCGTTCGTGATCTCCATAGCGGCGCTCGTCGTCGCATTCGTCTACGGCGGGCCCGAAGCCCTCCTGCTCACGATCATCCTCGGCATCCTCGAAGTGTCGCTCTCCTTCGACAACGCCGTCATCAACGCCACCGTCCTCCGCCGGATGAGTGAGTTCTGGCAGAAGATCTTCCTCACGATCGGCATCGTCATCGCCGTGTTCGGCATGCGGATCCTGTTCCCGCTGGCCATCGTCTGGATCACCGCCGGGCTCAACCCGGTTCAGGCGTTCGACCTCGCGCTCAATCCGCCGACCGACCCGAACGCCGACAGCTACGAATCGCTGATCACCGCGGCACACCCGCAGATCGCGTCGTTCGGCGGCATGTTCCTGTTGATGCTGTTCCTCGGCTTCATCTTCGACGACAAGGAGATCACCTGGTTGTCGTGGCTGGAGAAGCCGCTGATCCGCATCGGAAAGCTCGATCAGCTGGCCGTCGTCATCGCCGCGGGCATCCTGGTGATCACCGCGACATTCATCGCCCACGAGGGCGAAGGTGCGACCGTCATGATTGCCGGAACTCTCGGCATGATCTCGTACATCCTGGTCAACGGCCTCGGAGAGCTGTTCAACGTCGAAGAGGAGGGCGACGAGCCGTCGACCGGTCCGTCCGACCTGGCGAAGGCCACGGGCAAGGCGGGCTTCTTCCTGTTCCTGTACCTCGAGGTGCTCGACGCCAGCTTCTCCTTCGACGGTGTGATCGGCGCGTTCGCCATCACCGCGGACCCGATCATCATCGCCCTCGGCCTCGGCCTCATCGGCGCACTGTTCGTTCGCTCGCTGACCGTGTACCTGGTCCGCCAGGGCACCCTGTCGGAGTACGTCTACCTCGAGCACGGCGCTCACTGGGCGATCGGCGCACTCGCGTTCATCCTCATGTACTCGATCGGCACACCGGTTCCCGAGGTCGTCACCGGCCTGGTGGGCGTTGCGTTGATCGGCGCCGCCATGATCAGCAGCATCGTTCGCCGCCGCAAGCAGGCCGACGAGCCGGCTGGCGACGCCGCACTCGTCGACTCGAAGGAGTAGCGCTCATGGCGATCGACACGAGCACCGGGTCGATCATGCGAACGTCTGCCGACCGGGCCGTCCTCCGCTGACTGGATACGATCGAATCGTGCCCACCAATCCGCGCCGGGGCCTGTTCGGCAGGCGACCGCAGAGCAACCGCGCCACGCCCGCGCAGCTCGCGGCTCTGACCGACGCCTTCTTCGCCTGTGAACGGGCGATGGGTGACATGGCGAGCGCCGTTCAAGCCGCGCAGGCGGTGGCGCCCGGCTCCATTGCGACCGCCGAATGGGACACCGCGCGGGACCGCTACGACCAGGTGATCTCCCGCTACTTGGTGATCTCGGCCGACGACTCCCCCGAGGCCACCCCGGCGAACGTGGACCAGTGCACCCGGGCGTTCGTCGAGACCACCGAGTGGCTCGGCCGCTACGCGGCGTGGCAGGCGTCCGGTCTGCAGGCCGGGCGAGCCGCGATCAACGGTGCCGCCCAAGCCGAACAGCAGGCCAGGGTGGCAGCCAACCAGGCGCTCACCGCGCTCGATCAGGCACCGGTGGAACACGCTCACCTCACATCTGTTCGGACCGCGGCCGACGCACTCGCACAAGACCTCACCAGGTTCGAAGCGGCGACGGGCCTCACCGAGCGGCAGCGAGCGGCAGACCTCGTCGTCGAAGCCGCGCACCGCGTCATCGATCTCCTCGATCGGGCTCCGGGCCTGACCGCAGAGACCGAGAAGACCATGCGGTCGCTCGCCACGCGTCGGCAGGCGATCGAGACGAAGCTCGACGGCCTGCCCGCGCTGATGTCCCAACTGCTGCGGGACTTCAGTTCCGAATGCTCCATCGACCTCGTCGACGTCCCTCGCGACGTCGGACACGACCTGCAGAACGCGGACGAACGGCTGGACCGCGCACGAGTCCTCCTAGGCCACGCACCGGACGAGGCACGAGCAGCCACCGAACAGGCCAGGGCCCACCTGGCGGACGCGGACGAACAACTCGACCGTGTCGTCGACAGACTGTCCGACCTACGGGAGGTTCGCGCCGATCCGACAGTCGCCGCGTCACGTGTCCGCTTCCGGATCCGGGACGCCCAGAACTTCGCCGTCGACAATCACCAGGTCCGTGAGTGGGGATCGGTGCTCGACGCCCAGAACGACCGAGTCGACCGCGCCGCAGCGGTCCTCGAACGGATTCACCCCGACTACTGGTTCTACCTCTCCGAACTGCGGGCGGTCGACGCCCGCGTCACCGACATCATCGGACGGATGCGTGAGCACGTCTCACGCGCCTGACGACACATCTACCGAACGAAAGGAGCCGCCCATGCCCACCGACATCACCAGCGACTCCGTTGACCCCGCCACGACCCGGGGCATCACTCGACCCGCCACGACCCGGGGCATCACCCAGTTCCCCCAACTGGCCGACGAGCAGCTCGACCGCCTGTTCCTGCACCGCCCGCAGACGGTGGATCTGCACTCGCCGATCGACCACCTGGCGATCGCCCTCGGCGCCACCCTCTACGTGCCCGCCACCCGCGACGACCTGACCGCCGTGATCCGACGCCGCGCCGAATCCGGCGTCACCTCGATGGTCATCGACCTCGAAGACGCCGTCGCCGACGAAGACGAGGCGACCGCCGTCGACCGAACCATCACGACCCTCGCCGAGTTCGCCGACGACGACTGGGATCGTCTCCTCTTGTTCGTCCGCGTCCGGACCACCGCTCACATCGAGACCGTCATCGCGGGCCTCACACCCGGTCACTGCCTCGCAGGCTTCGTGATCCCGAAGTTCGAAGCCGAGTCGGGTTCCGCGGCACTCGACACCATCGCCGCCGTGTCCGCCGACTGGGATCGCCCCCTCTACGTGATGCCCGTGCTGGAGACGCCGCGCATCGTGCACCGCGAGACTCGCGACGCCGAACTGACCGCCATCCGCGAAGTCCTCAATCGCCACCGCGAACGAGTCCTCGCCGTCCGCATCGGCGCCACCGACATCTGCGGGCTGTTCGGCATCCGCCGCGACCGCGACGTCACCATCTACGACGTCCGCGTCGCCGCCGACGCCGTCGCGGGCATCGTCAACATGCTCGGCCGCAGAGACGGGACAGGCTTCGTGATCACCGGCCCGGTGTGGGAGTATTTCGCGAATCACGAACGGATGTTCGCGCCGACTCTGCGGCACACTCCGTTCCGCGAGCACGACGCCGTCTACTTCCGGCAACAGTTGGTGAGCCGGGACCTTGACGGCCTGCTCCGGGAGATCGCTCTCGACCGCGCCAACGGCATCACCGGCAAGACGGTGATCCACCCCGTCCACGTGGGCGCCGTGCATTCGCTCTCGACAGTCACCGACGAGGAGTACTCCGACGCGCTCGACATCCTCGACCGCGACGGCGGCGGCGCGCAGGCCTCCGCGTACGGCAACAAGATGAACGAACTGAAACCACATCGCAACTGGGCGCTCGGGGTGATGAACCGGGCACACGTCTTCGGCGTCACCCGCCGCGACATCAGCTTCGTCGACCTTCTCACCGAATGGGCTGCTGACCAATGACTCCCTCCTGGGTGACCGACACCTTCGATGCGCACGTCTCCGGCGTCGACGACCTCGTTGAACTCGGGTTGCGCCGCAATCCGAAACGCGCGCACCTGCTGGTGTCGACGGTGCTGGGAAAGCACATCCCGACACCGCCGTCACGGGTGCGCGATGCGGCTAACGATCTCGGCGACGCCGTCACCGGGATCCTCGGCGACGAGGCGTCCACCGCGACGGTTCTCGGATTCGCCGAGACCGCGACCGGTCTCGGCCACTGCGTCGCCGAGCGCATCACAGCTGCGCGGTACCTCCACTCGACGCGCCGCGCCGTCGATGGCGCGACGGTGCACGGCTCCTTCGAAGAGGGCCACTCCCACGCGACGACCCACATGCTGCAGCCGACCGACGCCGATTTCCTCAACACCGATCCGTCGGTGCCCGTGGTGCTCGTCGACGACGAGATCAGTACCGGACGCACCGCCGTCGAGGCGATCGAGGCACTGCACCGTCTGCATCCCCACCGGCGCTACCTCGTCGCTTCACTTGTCGACATGCGCGACGACGGGCACCGAGCCGAATGCAACGCGGCCGCGACACGCCTCGGCGTGACCATCGACTTCACCTCCGTCGCCGACGGCGTGATCCGCTTGCCCGAGGGGATGACCGAGCGAGTGATGGCCCTCGACGCACCCCAGCTCAATCAGACCGCGCAGGACCGGGGCGACGTCACGTTCTTCGCCGCCGGTTGGCCTGCGGCCGTCCCGGACGGCGGCCGCCACGGCTTCCTCGCCGACGACACCGCTGCGTTCCATCGGGCCGTCGACGACGTCACCGCCGGGCTGTCCGACGTCTTCGCCCCGGGTGAGCTGGTGACCGTCGTCGGGCACGAAGAACTCATGTACCTCCCCTTGTGCATCGCCGAGCGGCTCAGGTCGTACGGTGTCGACACGCGTTTTCAGACCACGTCCCGGTCACCGGCTCACGTTCGTGACCAAGACGGATATCCGCTGCGCCGCGGCTTCTCCTTCCCCGCTCCCGAAACGCCACCCGGCTCCTCGTCGAAGCGTCCAGCCGCGGACATCCGCTACCTGTACAACGTCGCCGAACCCGGCTCGGACGTCGTCCCGACGGTCCTGCTGGTGATCGACGACCCCGCCGACACCACCGCGTTGCGCGCGGACGGTGGACTCCTCGACGTCCTGTCGGCCGCCGGTCATCGTGTTGTCGTGCTGACCGTGCCCGCGACCGATCCCGCACGCTTGTCCCGCTCACGAACCGCAGGCGCACAGCGCATCGAACCGGCAGGCGATCCACTGCGCGCACCCGACTTCGGCTCCTATTCGCCGAGTGAGGTCGCGTGGCTGCTCAAGGACCTGTCCGAGTTCTCGCTGGAAGGCGACGTAGCCGAGCGGGAGCGCCGAATCCAGGCGGGCGTCGCACACTATGCGGAGTCGTTGCCCGTCGAGTTCCAGCCCGGTGAGGCGTACCTCGAGTTGTTCGACGCGACACTCACGTCGTCGGCCCGCCGACTGGCGCTCGCCGTCGGAACCGTCGCCGAACTGATCCTCGCCGAACGGTCGTCGAACCCGACGCTGGTCTCCCTCGCCCGTGCCGGAACTCCGGTCGGGACGCTGATCGCGCGGTGGATTCGGGCGACCCGGCACTCTCAGCCCGCGCACTACAGTGTGTCGATTGTGCGCGATCGTGGGATCGATGCCGTCGCGTTGGACTACATCGCCGCACGTCACGACCCCGCTTCGGTGGTGTTCGTCGACGGCTGGACAGGCAAGGGCGCCATCGCGAAAGAACTCACCGCGGCCCTGCGGGTGTACGAGGAGGGTGGGGGCGCGCACTTCGACGACGAACTCGCAGTGCTCGCCGATCCCGGATCGTGCACCCGCCTGTACGGCACACGCGACGACTTCCTGATCGCCTCGGCCTGTCTCAACTCGACGGTGTCCGGGCTCGTCTCGCGCACCGTGCTCAACGCCGACCTGATCGGCCCCGGCGATTTCCACGGCGCCAAGTTCTATCGCGACCTGGTGCCGCACGACGTGTCGAACCGCTTCCTCGACGCCGTCACCGCCGAGTTCGACACCGTCCTCGATCAGGCGCGCGCCGACGCCGCGGCCCTGCGCGACGCCGACCGGACGCCGACCTGGGACGGCTGGGCGTCCGTCGAGGAGATGCAGCGGCGATACGGACTGTCGTCGATCAACTTCGTGAAGCCCGGGATCGGCGAGACCACTCGAGTACTCCTGCGCCGTGTTCCGTGGCGGATTCTGGTGCGCGACGCCGACCTTCCCGATCACGAGCACATCCGTCTGCTCGCCGCCGAGCGCGGGGTGCCCGTCGACGTGGTGCCCGACCTCGCGTACTCCTGCGTCGGGCTGATCAAGGAGTCCGTGTGAACGCCCTCATCGCCACCGACCTCGACCGCACGATGGTCTTCTCCCGTGCTGCGTCCGCCCCCAGCTCTTCGAGCGCTCCCGAGGAGCCCGTCTGCGTCGAGATCTACAACGACGCGCCGTTGTCGTTCATGACCTCCGGCGCGGTGGGGAAGCTGGCCGCGCTCGCGGCGTCGACGCCGGTGGTTCCGACCACCACTCGCACACGTGAGCAGTTCGAACGCATCACCCTGCCGGGAGGTCCGTTCGCGTACGCCGTGGTGAGCAACGGCGGTCGGATCATTCGCGACGGCGAGGACGACGCCGCGTGGCGTACTGCTTTGGAGGCGAGAATCGCGACGACGTCGGTGCCCGTCTCGGAACTGCACGCCGACCTCGAGACGAGGATCGACGAGTCGTGGGTGTCGTCGACGCGCATCGCCGACGAGCTGTTCGCGTACCTCGTGGTCGACCTGGACCGGCAGCCCTCCGACTTCGTCGACGACTGGCGGGCGTGGTGCACTCCCCGGGGTTGGTCGGTGTCACAGCAGGGCCGCAAGATCTACGCGATGCCCGATGGCGTGACCAAGTCCGCCGCCGTGGCCGAGATCCGCCGCAGCCTCGTCGACGACGGTGTCCTCACCCCGGACGCGCCGCTGCTGGCGGCGGGCGACGGTCAGTTGGACGCCGATCTGCTCCGCTACGCCGACCATGCCATCCGGCCCGCCCACGGCGAGCTCCACGACTCCGGATGGACCCGGCCCGGCCTCACCGTGACTCCCTCGGCCGGTATCAAGGCGGGCGAGGAGATCCTCGACTGGTTCGCTGACCACGCGCATCAACCAGCGTCATC
This genomic window from Gordonia sp. PDNC005 contains:
- a CDS encoding cation:proton antiporter produces the protein MSDPASLLVVPLLMIAAALAGRATARWIAVPIVVFELVLGVAAGPDALGWVDRTSFLAQLSQFGVMLLFFVAGSEIDAASLRGRTGRRAWLGWAISICIGVAIGYVAEPGIGALIIGICLASTALGTLLPILRDAGDLGTPFGSAVGAVGTVGEFGPIIAISVFLGTRSPGMSTVVLVVFAVIALAAILHAQRRTHQRLHRIVESTLHTSGQFAVRCVLGILAVLVFLALQLGVDMLLGAFTAGIVWRLLMRDADEATRRSVDAKVDALAFGFLVPIFFVYTGVKFDLRALLDAPLAFAVIPVVTIALLLVRGIPSMLAAPTGAARRERAAVGLMGATALPIIVVATDIGVEHHAITSTEAAVFVGAGVLSVLVFPIVAAAVRKPRASV
- a CDS encoding phosphoribosyltransferase, which encodes MTPSWVTDTFDAHVSGVDDLVELGLRRNPKRAHLLVSTVLGKHIPTPPSRVRDAANDLGDAVTGILGDEASTATVLGFAETATGLGHCVAERITAARYLHSTRRAVDGATVHGSFEEGHSHATTHMLQPTDADFLNTDPSVPVVLVDDEISTGRTAVEAIEALHRLHPHRRYLVASLVDMRDDGHRAECNAAATRLGVTIDFTSVADGVIRLPEGMTERVMALDAPQLNQTAQDRGDVTFFAAGWPAAVPDGGRHGFLADDTAAFHRAVDDVTAGLSDVFAPGELVTVVGHEELMYLPLCIAERLRSYGVDTRFQTTSRSPAHVRDQDGYPLRRGFSFPAPETPPGSSSKRPAADIRYLYNVAEPGSDVVPTVLLVIDDPADTTALRADGGLLDVLSAAGHRVVVLTVPATDPARLSRSRTAGAQRIEPAGDPLRAPDFGSYSPSEVAWLLKDLSEFSLEGDVAERERRIQAGVAHYAESLPVEFQPGEAYLELFDATLTSSARRLALAVGTVAELILAERSSNPTLVSLARAGTPVGTLIARWIRATRHSQPAHYSVSIVRDRGIDAVALDYIAARHDPASVVFVDGWTGKGAIAKELTAALRVYEEGGGAHFDDELAVLADPGSCTRLYGTRDDFLIASACLNSTVSGLVSRTVLNADLIGPGDFHGAKFYRDLVPHDVSNRFLDAVTAEFDTVLDQARADAAALRDADRTPTWDGWASVEEMQRRYGLSSINFVKPGIGETTRVLLRRVPWRILVRDADLPDHEHIRLLAAERGVPVDVVPDLAYSCVGLIKESV
- a CDS encoding HpcH/HpaI aldolase/citrate lyase family protein codes for the protein MPTDITSDSVDPATTRGITRPATTRGITQFPQLADEQLDRLFLHRPQTVDLHSPIDHLAIALGATLYVPATRDDLTAVIRRRAESGVTSMVIDLEDAVADEDEATAVDRTITTLAEFADDDWDRLLLFVRVRTTAHIETVIAGLTPGHCLAGFVIPKFEAESGSAALDTIAAVSADWDRPLYVMPVLETPRIVHRETRDAELTAIREVLNRHRERVLAVRIGATDICGLFGIRRDRDVTIYDVRVAADAVAGIVNMLGRRDGTGFVITGPVWEYFANHERMFAPTLRHTPFREHDAVYFRQQLVSRDLDGLLREIALDRANGITGKTVIHPVHVGAVHSLSTVTDEEYSDALDILDRDGGGAQASAYGNKMNELKPHRNWALGVMNRAHVFGVTRRDISFVDLLTEWAADQ
- a CDS encoding DUF475 domain-containing protein: MILRIFGLSFVISIAALVVAFVYGGPEALLLTIILGILEVSLSFDNAVINATVLRRMSEFWQKIFLTIGIVIAVFGMRILFPLAIVWITAGLNPVQAFDLALNPPTDPNADSYESLITAAHPQIASFGGMFLLMLFLGFIFDDKEITWLSWLEKPLIRIGKLDQLAVVIAAGILVITATFIAHEGEGATVMIAGTLGMISYILVNGLGELFNVEEEGDEPSTGPSDLAKATGKAGFFLFLYLEVLDASFSFDGVIGAFAITADPIIIALGLGLIGALFVRSLTVYLVRQGTLSEYVYLEHGAHWAIGALAFILMYSIGTPVPEVVTGLVGVALIGAAMISSIVRRRKQADEPAGDAALVDSKE
- a CDS encoding TerD family protein, which gives rise to MGVSLTKGGNVSLTKEAPGLTAVSIGLGWDVRSTTGTDFDLDGSAIALNADKKAVSDQHFIFFNNLRSPDGSIEHTGDNTTGDGDGDDEVINVDLAAVPPEIASIVFPVSIYDADARSQSFGQVRNAFIRVVNRANGSEIARYDLSEDASTETAMVFGELYRNGADWKFRAIGQGYASGLAGIARDFGVNV
- a CDS encoding HAD family hydrolase; its protein translation is MNALIATDLDRTMVFSRAASAPSSSSAPEEPVCVEIYNDAPLSFMTSGAVGKLAALAASTPVVPTTTRTREQFERITLPGGPFAYAVVSNGGRIIRDGEDDAAWRTALEARIATTSVPVSELHADLETRIDESWVSSTRIADELFAYLVVDLDRQPSDFVDDWRAWCTPRGWSVSQQGRKIYAMPDGVTKSAAVAEIRRSLVDDGVLTPDAPLLAAGDGQLDADLLRYADHAIRPAHGELHDSGWTRPGLTVTPSAGIKAGEEILDWFADHAHQPASSPHPLRPALAEK
- a CDS encoding PadR family transcriptional regulator; protein product: MLEMAVLGLLLESPMHGYELRKRLTGLLGAFRAFSYGSLYPTLRRMRADGLIAEDDAETATGVKVRRGRRVYRLTPLGETRFSELVADTGPQNYTDDGFGVHLAFFSRTPAVARMRILEGRRRQVEERREGLREMLGRAMGSSDHYTRQMHELSLETSEREVQWLNKLIADEASAGSTDLHASAPVTGDGIEKGKKSAVQQSVVPPQNEGEPDHG
- a CDS encoding inositol-3-phosphate synthase, with protein sequence MGETNNVRVAIVGVGNCASSLVQGVEYYKDADENAVVPGLMHVKFGAYHVRDVQFVAAFDVDAKKVGFDLAEAINNSENNTIKIADVPPLNVTVQRGHTLDGLGKYYRETITEADGDAVDVVQALKDAKVDVLVSYLPVGSEQADKFYAQCAIDAGVAFVNALPVFIASDPEWAKKFTDAGVPIVGDDIKSQVGATITHRVMAKLFEDRGVALDRTYQLNVGGNMDFKNMLERERLESKKVSKTQAVTSNLSGSLANKVYDKNVHIGPSDYVAWLDDRKWAYVRLEGRAFGDVPLNLEYKLEVWDSPNSAGIIIDAVRAAKIAKDRGIGGPILPASAYLMKSPPEQIADDIARQQLEAFIIGAE